The proteins below are encoded in one region of Bacillus vallismortis:
- the yfmF gene encoding Fe(3+)-citrate ABC transporter ATP-binding protein YfmF produces MGKLAADQLTLSYDSTVIIDGVDLQIEEGKITALIGANGCGKSTILKSLARLMSPKSGTVLLDGKDIHRQPSKEVAKKLAILPQSPQAPEGLTVEELCYFGRHPHKKLLSKHTQEDHDMVEWALEATGMTELKERTLDALSGGQRQRAWISMALAQGTDLLLLDEPTTYLDISHQIEVLELLKKLNRDHGRTVVMVLHDLNQAAQYADYLISVLDGKIYNAGTPEDVFTQPFFREVFGLECCIMRSPIDQKPMCLPTGLCPKLRAT; encoded by the coding sequence ATGGGAAAACTGGCTGCGGACCAGCTCACTCTTTCATATGACAGCACAGTGATTATAGACGGAGTCGACTTACAAATAGAAGAAGGAAAAATCACTGCGCTTATCGGCGCCAATGGCTGCGGGAAATCAACAATCCTCAAATCGCTCGCCAGATTGATGTCTCCGAAAAGCGGTACGGTTCTATTAGATGGAAAAGATATACACCGCCAGCCGTCAAAAGAAGTCGCAAAAAAACTTGCCATACTTCCTCAATCGCCCCAGGCGCCTGAAGGATTGACGGTAGAGGAATTATGCTATTTCGGCAGACATCCTCATAAAAAGCTGTTATCCAAGCATACCCAAGAGGATCACGATATGGTAGAGTGGGCGCTGGAAGCGACAGGAATGACGGAGCTGAAAGAGCGGACACTGGATGCCCTCTCAGGCGGCCAAAGACAAAGAGCATGGATTTCCATGGCGCTTGCTCAAGGCACTGATTTGCTTTTGCTTGATGAACCGACCACGTATCTAGACATATCACACCAGATTGAAGTGCTTGAGCTGCTGAAAAAGCTGAATCGCGATCATGGCCGCACCGTTGTGATGGTGCTCCATGATTTAAATCAAGCCGCTCAATATGCGGACTATCTGATCAGTGTACTGGACGGAAAAATTTATAATGCCGGAACACCGGAAGACGTGTTTACCCAGCCGTTTTTCCGTGAAGTCTTCGGCTTGGAATGCTGCATCATGAGAAGTCCGATCGACCAGAAGCCCATGTGCCTGCCGACCGGACTGTGCCCGAAATTACGGGCGACATAA
- the fecD gene encoding Fe(3+) dicitrate ABC transporter permease FecD has protein sequence MYHSAKRRSSSRLVMFFIALILLIFGLGLNLSVGASDIGIIESLKYLFVWDGSKEQLIISTLRLPRTLIGVFVGASLAVAGALMQAMTRNPLASPQIFGVNAGASLFVVAALVILPASPYSSVVFAFAGAAAGGAIVYTIASSGGMTPVKLALSGMAVHLFLSSMTQAIIILNESGEDVLYWMTGAIDGSNWQDVMTIAPFSVIGIGLALVFSGSISVLGLGDETAKGLGQNMNGIRILISFIIFILSGASVAVAGPIGFVGLLIPHIVRKLIGEHYQYVLPFSALFGAILLVYADVLARWIAFPYESPVGIVTAIIGTPFFLYLARKGRNLK, from the coding sequence TTGTATCATTCAGCCAAACGGCGCTCATCATCAAGACTGGTGATGTTCTTCATCGCACTTATTCTTTTGATATTTGGTCTTGGGCTGAATCTTTCAGTAGGAGCCTCAGACATTGGCATCATAGAGTCATTGAAATATCTTTTTGTATGGGATGGGTCAAAGGAACAGCTCATCATCTCTACTCTTCGCCTTCCCCGCACATTAATCGGCGTGTTCGTCGGTGCCAGTCTGGCCGTAGCAGGGGCGCTGATGCAGGCCATGACCAGAAACCCTTTGGCTTCACCTCAAATCTTCGGTGTGAATGCGGGTGCGTCGCTTTTTGTTGTTGCTGCTCTCGTCATTCTGCCGGCATCGCCCTATTCCTCCGTTGTATTCGCTTTTGCGGGTGCGGCTGCAGGCGGCGCGATTGTGTATACGATTGCCTCATCCGGCGGAATGACACCTGTCAAGCTGGCGCTGTCGGGGATGGCGGTGCATTTGTTCCTCTCCTCCATGACACAGGCCATCATTATTTTAAATGAGTCGGGAGAGGATGTGCTGTACTGGATGACAGGCGCGATAGACGGAAGCAATTGGCAGGATGTCATGACCATCGCTCCGTTTTCTGTCATCGGCATCGGGCTTGCCCTCGTGTTTTCCGGTTCTATTTCTGTTCTCGGTCTCGGGGACGAAACGGCAAAAGGGCTTGGGCAAAATATGAACGGTATCCGGATTCTGATCAGTTTTATCATTTTCATTCTTTCCGGCGCTTCCGTAGCCGTCGCCGGACCGATCGGTTTTGTCGGACTGCTCATACCCCATATTGTCCGCAAGCTGATCGGAGAGCATTATCAATACGTCCTTCCGTTTTCAGCGCTGTTCGGTGCCATTTTGCTGGTGTACGCCGATGTTCTGGCCAGATGGATTGCCTTTCCTTATGAATCACCGGTCGGCATCGTCACGGCGATTATCGGAACACCGTTCTTTTTATATTTGGCAAGGAAAGGGCGAAATCTGAAATGA
- a CDS encoding ABC transporter substrate-binding protein: MRIYSNKLIAIMSVLLIACLMISGCSSSQNNSGSSESKSEDSRVIQHEEGKTTVSGTPKRVVVLELSFLDAVYNLGITPVGIADDNKKDMIKKLVGSSIDYTSVGTRSEPNLEVISSLKPDLIIADAERHKNIYKQLKQIAPTIELKSREATYDETIDSFTTIAKALNKEDEGKEKLAEHNKVIDGLKAELPKDENRSIVLGVARADSFQLHTSSSYDGEIFKMLGFAHAVKSDNAYQEVSLEQLSKIDPDILFISANDGKTIVDEWKTNPLWKNLKAVKNGQVYDADRDTWTRFRGIKSSETSAKDVLKKVYNK; the protein is encoded by the coding sequence ATGCGCATCTATTCTAACAAGTTGATAGCCATCATGAGTGTATTATTGATCGCCTGCTTGATGATATCCGGCTGTTCATCCAGCCAGAATAACAGCGGAAGCAGCGAAAGCAAGTCTGAGGATTCCAGAGTGATCCAGCACGAAGAAGGAAAAACGACTGTAAGCGGCACACCGAAACGAGTGGTTGTCCTTGAGCTTTCATTCTTGGATGCTGTCTACAATCTCGGCATTACGCCGGTGGGCATCGCCGATGACAACAAAAAAGATATGATTAAAAAGCTGGTCGGCAGCTCCATTGACTATACATCTGTCGGCACACGCAGCGAGCCGAATCTTGAGGTCATCAGCTCACTGAAGCCTGATCTCATTATCGCCGACGCTGAGCGCCATAAAAACATTTATAAACAGCTGAAACAAATCGCCCCGACGATTGAATTAAAAAGCCGGGAAGCGACTTATGACGAGACGATCGACAGCTTTACAACCATTGCCAAAGCATTAAATAAAGAAGATGAAGGAAAAGAAAAGCTCGCCGAGCACAACAAAGTCATCGACGGTCTAAAAGCGGAGCTACCAAAAGATGAAAACCGCAGCATCGTACTCGGGGTGGCAAGAGCAGATTCTTTCCAGCTTCATACATCATCATCCTATGACGGAGAAATCTTTAAAATGCTTGGCTTTGCACACGCTGTGAAGTCGGATAACGCCTATCAAGAGGTCAGCCTTGAGCAATTAAGCAAAATCGATCCGGATATTTTGTTTATCTCAGCCAACGACGGCAAGACCATTGTAGACGAGTGGAAAACGAACCCGCTCTGGAAAAATCTCAAAGCGGTGAAAAACGGACAAGTCTATGATGCGGACCGTGACACTTGGACTAGATTCAGAGGCATCAAGTCTAGTGAAACAAGCGCCAAGGACGTGCTAAAAAAAGTGTACAATAAGTAG
- a CDS encoding NADP-dependent oxidoreductase, translating to MTASQQQIQLARRPQGVPVHEDFRFETIQVPEPKQGEVLVKTLYVSVDPYMRGRMQDTKSYVEPFALDEALSGGVIAEVVSDGEHLKKGDIVIGNLGWQEFSAVSESALRKIDTSLAPASAYLGILGMTGLTAYFGLLDIGRPKEGETVVVSGAAGAVGSTVGQIAKIKGARVVGIAGSDEKIAYLKQELQFDEAINYKTVDDIQKALADACPNGVDVYFDNVGGPISDAVMNLLNEFARIPVCGAISSYNAESEADDMGPRVQSKLIKTKSLMQGFIVSDYSDRFPEGAKQLAEWLKDGKLHYEETVTEGFKNIPDAFLGLFKGENKGKQLIKVSDPN from the coding sequence ATGACAGCATCTCAACAGCAAATTCAATTAGCAAGACGTCCGCAAGGTGTTCCCGTTCATGAAGACTTTCGCTTTGAAACCATTCAGGTTCCCGAGCCGAAGCAAGGGGAAGTGTTAGTGAAAACACTTTATGTATCCGTTGACCCTTATATGCGCGGCCGTATGCAGGATACGAAATCATATGTTGAACCTTTCGCCTTGGATGAAGCACTCTCTGGCGGGGTGATCGCTGAAGTCGTGTCAGACGGAGAGCATCTGAAAAAAGGAGATATCGTTATCGGAAACCTCGGCTGGCAGGAATTTTCCGCTGTGAGCGAGTCTGCCTTGCGAAAAATTGATACAAGCCTCGCTCCCGCTTCGGCCTATCTCGGCATTTTGGGAATGACCGGCTTAACGGCATATTTTGGACTGCTGGACATCGGGCGCCCGAAAGAAGGCGAAACCGTGGTCGTCTCCGGGGCTGCGGGAGCCGTCGGTTCAACGGTCGGACAGATTGCCAAAATCAAAGGCGCGCGAGTCGTCGGCATCGCGGGCTCTGATGAAAAAATCGCCTATTTAAAACAGGAGCTGCAGTTTGACGAAGCCATCAATTACAAAACAGTGGATGATATCCAAAAAGCGCTTGCAGACGCTTGTCCTAACGGTGTCGATGTGTATTTCGACAACGTTGGCGGCCCAATTTCAGATGCGGTCATGAACCTGCTCAACGAATTTGCCCGTATTCCGGTGTGCGGCGCCATTTCTTCCTACAACGCGGAAAGTGAAGCAGATGACATGGGCCCTCGCGTCCAATCGAAACTCATCAAAACGAAGTCGCTGATGCAAGGATTTATCGTAAGCGACTACTCTGATCGTTTTCCTGAAGGAGCAAAACAGCTGGCCGAATGGCTGAAGGATGGAAAGCTCCATTACGAGGAAACCGTCACAGAAGGCTTCAAAAACATTCCTGACGCGTTTCTCGGCTTATTTAAAGGAGAAAATAAAGGCAAACAGCTGATCAAAGTCAGTGATCCGAACTGA
- the yfmE gene encoding Fe(3+)-citrate ABC transporter permease YfmE — protein sequence MMKTTRKQKRPLLAILILAVLLIVLSIISIGFGALYISPDAVVANLLGLDHSFAFIIQQYRLPRILLAILAGSGLAAAGAILQGVIRNPLASPDVVGISKGSGLAAMAVILIFPESPVYVLPFSAFAGAAIIAVLLLIIARKKSIQPSSLALSGIALGAVCHAGMQFMMVKFPGDVNAALIWLTGSLWGRNWEEIKLLAPWLLILLPIVCILIPKLDLMSLGDELAQGLGENANRLRFILIFTAVALAGSCVAAVGSIGFIGLLAPHIARRLTGEKAKYLLPASALIGAIILLIADTLGRSIMPPVEIPAGILTAVIGAPYFLYLLKFEARKQ from the coding sequence ATGATGAAAACAACCAGAAAACAAAAACGCCCCTTGCTGGCGATACTCATATTAGCCGTGCTTCTGATCGTTCTGTCAATCATCAGCATCGGCTTTGGTGCGTTATACATTTCACCGGATGCGGTGGTGGCGAATTTGCTGGGACTGGATCATTCCTTTGCATTCATCATCCAGCAATACCGCCTTCCACGGATACTATTAGCGATTTTGGCCGGTTCCGGGCTTGCCGCGGCCGGAGCGATTTTGCAGGGCGTCATCCGCAATCCGCTCGCTTCTCCGGACGTAGTCGGCATTTCAAAAGGCTCCGGGCTTGCGGCGATGGCGGTGATTCTCATCTTTCCTGAATCGCCGGTGTACGTGCTTCCGTTCTCCGCGTTTGCCGGAGCAGCCATTATTGCTGTACTATTGTTAATAATAGCCCGCAAAAAAAGCATTCAGCCCTCTTCATTGGCTTTATCAGGCATCGCATTAGGCGCTGTTTGCCACGCGGGGATGCAATTTATGATGGTCAAGTTTCCGGGCGACGTGAATGCCGCACTCATTTGGCTGACAGGCAGCCTCTGGGGGAGAAATTGGGAAGAAATTAAGCTGCTTGCGCCATGGCTATTGATTCTTTTGCCGATCGTCTGCATTCTCATACCGAAGCTGGATCTTATGTCACTCGGTGATGAGCTTGCACAGGGACTCGGCGAAAACGCCAACCGGCTGAGGTTCATTCTGATTTTCACCGCGGTGGCCCTGGCGGGAAGCTGTGTAGCCGCCGTCGGTTCAATCGGTTTTATCGGCTTGCTTGCTCCGCATATCGCCAGACGGCTTACTGGAGAAAAAGCTAAATATTTACTGCCTGCATCGGCATTGATTGGTGCTATTATTTTATTAATTGCGGATACGTTAGGGCGCAGCATCATGCCTCCGGTTGAAATACCGGCGGGAATTTTGACAGCCGTGATCGGCGCGCCTTATTTCTTATATCTATTGAAATTCGAAGCGAGGAAACAGTAG
- a CDS encoding GNAT family N-acetyltransferase — MASIDRFQIVKEPELEIIEHWFRNKETRRRMDGMLPLDVWYARVNEDENDSVIMAYDGQLPAGMVVMEFVEERAYIGLIVNPLYRLQGYGKQILKKLLGDPDFTRVREWAACIEEDNRISLACFQGAGFTLEDTEPDEDGFLTLILRI, encoded by the coding sequence ATGGCTTCAATAGACAGGTTTCAAATAGTGAAGGAGCCTGAGCTGGAAATCATTGAACACTGGTTCCGGAATAAGGAGACCAGACGGAGAATGGATGGGATGCTGCCTTTAGACGTGTGGTATGCACGAGTGAATGAAGATGAAAACGATTCTGTCATTATGGCATATGACGGGCAGCTGCCGGCGGGAATGGTCGTTATGGAGTTCGTGGAGGAGCGGGCTTATATTGGATTGATCGTCAATCCTTTGTATCGGCTTCAAGGGTACGGAAAACAGATATTAAAAAAACTGCTAGGTGACCCTGATTTTACTAGAGTGCGGGAATGGGCTGCATGCATTGAAGAAGACAATCGAATCAGTTTGGCTTGCTTTCAAGGAGCGGGATTTACGTTGGAAGACACGGAACCTGATGAAGATGGCTTTCTCACGTTGATTTTGCGCATCTGA
- a CDS encoding DUF3212 family protein, which translates to MQYFSPEQQYNAWVVSDLVKQIFHQRAGCSPGIHELAVFAEEIFQIDIDFVFSIIMNIGDIEFALPEEIEKKLSSYLGALLPTVNADMLETSKANADAFLSRRHGNAEYHLFVSDDVFMKKL; encoded by the coding sequence ATGCAATACTTTTCACCAGAACAGCAATACAATGCATGGGTTGTGAGTGATTTAGTGAAACAGATTTTCCATCAGCGGGCCGGCTGTTCGCCAGGAATTCACGAGCTTGCGGTCTTTGCTGAGGAAATATTTCAAATCGATATCGACTTTGTTTTCTCGATCATTATGAATATCGGCGACATTGAATTCGCTCTCCCAGAAGAAATAGAAAAGAAATTATCCAGCTATCTCGGCGCTCTCCTTCCAACTGTCAATGCTGATATGCTTGAAACCTCTAAAGCCAATGCCGATGCCTTTCTATCCCGCAGGCACGGCAACGCTGAATACCATTTATTTGTGTCTGATGATGTTTTCATGAAAAAGCTGTAA